The following proteins are co-located in the uncultured Tolumonas sp. genome:
- a CDS encoding DUF2703 domain-containing protein codes for MKILPIVWQRLVTADGETCERCGNTYLEMVQAVEVLRQELRPLGIEPVLRTKTMSENEFKAHPEESNRIWIGNKTLEEWLDAKAGESQCCAACGDANCRTLQLDAVEYNVVPQQLILKAALKAAAML; via the coding sequence ATGAAAATACTACCAATTGTCTGGCAGCGACTGGTTACTGCCGATGGTGAAACTTGTGAACGCTGTGGCAATACCTATTTGGAAATGGTACAGGCAGTTGAAGTATTAAGGCAGGAACTGCGTCCATTAGGTATTGAGCCGGTTTTGCGTACGAAGACCATGTCAGAAAATGAGTTTAAAGCTCATCCGGAAGAATCAAACCGGATCTGGATCGGCAATAAGACACTGGAAGAGTGGCTTGATGCCAAAGCGGGCGAAAGTCAGTGTTGTGCCGCTTGCGGGGATGCCAATTGCCGAACATTACAACTGGATGCAGTCGAATATAACGTTGTTCCCCAACAACTTATTTTAAAGGCCGCGTTAAAGGCTGCTGCAATGTTGTAG
- a CDS encoding UvrD-helicase domain-containing protein: MSNLELKRSWLAQLFFGRQDAVLAHQTTGLSIADDSKKQLLPFARMNAKPEIKHCLFWSDLYITTARKTYLYRGFSRTRLRQLVLLLNQGWQCHIEQQLNAEYLNAKAIKDEIRAFLDSSAYRRDSQRQWLVNRCQAVSSVSAALKAQFATSRQQSTFKYLAAFVAASEEKVKKVNAKFLQQESIKFKSFFDTIEKNPLTGAQRQACLINEDRNLVLAGAGTGKTSTMIGRAGYLLASEQTKPEQILMLAFAKKAAEEMQDRQDKCLSAMLPQATPTIRTFHALGLEIISTVEGRRPTLTAFAEDNALFTRFIDNIVAELMQDAAYQEKVVKFCDGSPSLNSTSDTSQFLADFLVLFKQSSQTLAALKKRIPKKDKSRFTLLIALFEPVFAAYQLHLSGRKEIDFADMIEKAIEYIENGRYHSPYQHILIDEFQDISQPRARLIKALLAQRDDAVLFAVGDDWQAIYRFSGSDLSVTQRFSDMFGAASVTALDTTFRFNNKIGEVASAFVLQNPAQIKKTINSVTVVAEPAVSLIQVKDAKRGLHQALNAIHQQFMNQPDQKTTVAVLARFNFLFGDGGPKELKLQMETQYPLLDLQFMSVHASKGKEADYVVILGLCNGKYGFPSQKEGDPILEFLLPEKESFPDAEERRLFYVALTRARHRVYLVCNPAEVSPFVAELLNQKYPVCSDEFTAK; this comes from the coding sequence ATGAGTAACTTAGAACTAAAACGAAGCTGGCTGGCGCAGTTGTTTTTTGGACGACAAGATGCAGTTTTAGCGCATCAAACAACCGGATTGAGCATTGCAGATGATTCCAAAAAACAGTTGTTACCATTTGCCCGAATGAATGCTAAACCAGAAATAAAGCATTGTTTGTTTTGGTCTGATCTTTATATCACGACAGCAAGGAAAACCTATCTCTATCGTGGTTTTTCTCGAACTCGTTTACGTCAGTTGGTGTTGTTGTTGAATCAAGGCTGGCAATGTCATATCGAGCAACAATTAAATGCCGAGTATTTAAATGCCAAAGCTATAAAAGACGAAATACGTGCTTTTTTAGATAGCTCTGCCTATCGGCGTGATTCACAACGTCAGTGGTTGGTTAATCGCTGTCAGGCTGTTTCTTCGGTATCTGCTGCGTTAAAAGCGCAATTTGCTACGTCTCGTCAGCAATCGACATTTAAATATCTGGCTGCTTTTGTTGCTGCATCGGAAGAGAAAGTGAAAAAAGTGAATGCCAAATTCCTGCAGCAAGAGAGTATTAAATTTAAATCATTTTTCGACACAATAGAAAAAAATCCACTGACCGGGGCTCAGCGTCAGGCATGTTTAATCAACGAAGATCGTAATCTGGTATTGGCCGGTGCTGGCACAGGGAAAACCAGCACCATGATTGGTCGAGCAGGCTATTTGCTGGCGAGTGAGCAAACAAAACCAGAACAAATTTTAATGTTGGCGTTTGCTAAAAAAGCTGCTGAAGAGATGCAGGATCGCCAGGATAAATGTCTCAGCGCGATGTTGCCACAAGCTACACCAACTATAAGAACTTTTCATGCTCTGGGATTAGAGATCATCTCTACCGTTGAAGGCCGACGTCCCACCCTTACTGCCTTTGCGGAGGATAATGCTTTATTCACACGTTTTATTGATAACATCGTTGCTGAATTAATGCAGGACGCGGCATATCAAGAGAAGGTCGTTAAGTTTTGTGATGGCTCACCGTCTTTGAATTCCACGTCTGATACATCGCAATTTCTGGCTGATTTCTTGGTGTTATTTAAACAGTCATCTCAAACATTAGCAGCACTAAAAAAGCGAATACCTAAGAAGGATAAATCGCGTTTTACGCTGTTAATTGCGCTTTTTGAACCCGTTTTTGCTGCGTATCAGCTTCATTTATCGGGTCGTAAAGAAATTGATTTTGCAGACATGATTGAAAAGGCGATCGAATATATTGAAAACGGGCGTTATCACTCGCCTTATCAGCATATATTGATTGATGAATTTCAGGATATCAGCCAACCACGGGCACGCCTGATCAAAGCATTACTGGCGCAGCGAGACGATGCAGTATTGTTTGCTGTTGGCGATGATTGGCAAGCCATCTATCGTTTTAGCGGTAGTGATCTCAGTGTGACACAACGGTTTAGTGACATGTTTGGGGCTGCCAGTGTGACAGCGCTTGATACCACGTTCCGCTTCAATAATAAGATCGGCGAAGTTGCATCAGCGTTCGTGTTGCAAAACCCTGCTCAGATAAAAAAAACGATCAACTCTGTGACTGTGGTGGCTGAGCCTGCGGTGTCACTTATTCAAGTAAAGGATGCTAAGCGAGGGCTTCATCAAGCGTTAAATGCCATCCACCAGCAATTCATGAATCAGCCGGATCAGAAAACGACTGTCGCGGTATTAGCTCGCTTTAATTTCCTATTCGGTGATGGCGGCCCGAAAGAGCTCAAACTGCAGATGGAAACGCAATATCCATTATTGGATCTGCAATTTATGTCAGTGCATGCCTCGAAGGGGAAAGAAGCTGATTACGTGGTCATATTGGGTCTGTGTAACGGCAAATATGGTTTCCCAAGTCAAAAAGAGGGCGATCCCATCTTGGAGTTTTTGTTACCAGAAAAAGAGTCTTTCCCTGATGCAGAAGAGCGCCGGTTATTTTATGTGGCATTAACACGTGCACGGCATCGGGTATATCTAGTCTGTAATCCAGCGGAGGTATCACCTTTTGTTGCTGAATTACTCAATCAGAAATATCCGGTTTGTAGTGATGAATTTACTGCAAAATAA
- a CDS encoding thioredoxin family protein yields the protein MKNVKVLGTGCANCKTTVKLIDEIAKENGVEIQLEKVEEIRDIMSYGVMATPGVVIDGEVVHSGGVPSKEKIQKWFTAK from the coding sequence ATGAAAAATGTCAAAGTACTTGGAACCGGATGCGCCAACTGTAAAACCACTGTGAAACTGATTGATGAAATTGCAAAAGAAAATGGTGTTGAAATTCAATTAGAAAAGGTGGAAGAAATCCGTGACATTATGAGTTATGGCGTTATGGCAACACCTGGCGTAGTCATTGATGGTGAAGTGGTGCATTCGGGTGGTGTTCCATCAAAAGAGAAAATCCAGAAATGGTTTACTGCAAAATAA
- a CDS encoding MgtC/SapB family protein, with product MNILGLESLTAYWSKPELTINILIFINVLGALILGLIIGYERSYHGRAAGMRTYGLVCMASAALTVIAGYPGYWYGGLSVISSVGPDPTRIIQGIVTGIGFLGAGVIMKEGFNISGLSTSASIWTSAAIGVMMGVGFYSAAISLALLSVICMMWVSSLENWLPSHKALALTLQFKKEYIPQENVLRAKIIRCGYEISSESVSIALKEGQMEWRFVVIALSKNSGIPLEEFGRELVQLEGLENFVMSHARN from the coding sequence ATGAACATACTGGGGCTTGAATCATTAACTGCTTACTGGTCTAAACCGGAATTAACCATAAATATCCTGATTTTTATCAACGTATTAGGTGCTTTAATTCTTGGTTTGATTATTGGTTATGAGCGTTCTTATCATGGTCGTGCAGCAGGCATGCGAACTTACGGTTTGGTTTGTATGGCATCGGCTGCGCTAACTGTTATCGCAGGTTATCCTGGTTATTGGTATGGCGGATTATCTGTCATATCCAGTGTTGGGCCAGATCCCACTCGCATCATTCAGGGCATCGTGACTGGGATAGGTTTCCTGGGGGCGGGTGTCATTATGAAAGAAGGTTTCAATATTAGTGGATTAAGCACCTCGGCCTCTATTTGGACCTCTGCCGCGATCGGAGTCATGATGGGGGTTGGCTTTTATAGCGCCGCCATTTCGTTAGCGTTACTTTCAGTGATATGCATGATGTGGGTCTCGTCACTGGAAAATTGGTTGCCATCGCATAAAGCATTGGCGCTGACATTACAGTTTAAAAAAGAGTACATTCCGCAGGAAAACGTCTTACGAGCCAAAATCATTCGATGTGGCTACGAAATATCCAGTGAGTCAGTCTCTATTGCTTTGAAAGAAGGGCAAATGGAATGGCGCTTTGTTGTTATTGCACTGAGTAAAAATAGTGGTATTCCATTAGAGGAATTCGGCAGGGAACTGGTTCAGCTCGAAGGGCTGGAGAACTTTGTCATGAGTCATGCCAGAAACTAA
- a CDS encoding ABC transporter permease, producing MWQFQPRTFIPWYLQIVSPLIAVFFTVLLGMGLFSFLGKDPFHAMHVFFISPLADGYNIGELLVKTAPMLLCAIGLALCYQANLWNIGAEGQLLVGAVVGSAVSLHFADNSLSVWFALIAGVLAGMAWSGIAIALRQWFNSNIILSTIMLNYIALYALQWAVHGPLKDPEGMGFPESAMFTDSQLLPILIENTRVHLGVLFALLAAVLCWVLLRFTWLGFQIRVLGHDESSAHYAGFSIRRLRWGIMLLSGALAGLAGACEVSGPIGQLVPSVSPGYGYAAIIVAWLGRLHPIGMLLSGMFLGLIYMGGDMAQIELGVPTAITGLFQGSLLFLLLASDFLLKYRLVKVTSKENQNG from the coding sequence ATGTGGCAATTTCAACCTCGTACTTTCATCCCGTGGTATCTGCAGATAGTTTCACCGTTAATCGCGGTGTTTTTTACTGTTCTGCTGGGAATGGGGCTCTTTAGTTTTCTGGGCAAAGATCCGTTTCATGCCATGCATGTGTTCTTTATCAGCCCACTTGCCGATGGTTACAACATAGGTGAGTTATTAGTAAAAACCGCACCGATGCTCCTTTGTGCAATTGGCTTGGCGCTTTGCTATCAGGCTAATTTGTGGAATATCGGTGCTGAAGGTCAACTTCTGGTAGGTGCTGTTGTTGGTAGTGCAGTTAGTCTGCATTTTGCTGATAACTCACTCAGTGTCTGGTTTGCCCTGATTGCTGGCGTTCTGGCTGGTATGGCTTGGTCAGGTATTGCGATTGCCCTGCGTCAATGGTTCAACAGCAATATCATCTTATCTACCATCATGTTGAACTATATTGCTCTTTACGCATTGCAATGGGCCGTGCATGGACCACTAAAAGATCCAGAAGGTATGGGCTTTCCTGAATCAGCGATGTTTACTGATTCACAGCTGCTACCAATTCTGATTGAAAATACCCGTGTGCATTTGGGTGTGTTATTTGCGTTGCTCGCTGCAGTGTTATGCTGGGTGTTATTACGTTTTACTTGGTTAGGCTTCCAGATCCGCGTATTGGGGCACGATGAATCATCTGCGCACTATGCTGGTTTTTCTATTCGTCGCCTGCGCTGGGGCATTATGCTGTTGTCTGGTGCATTGGCCGGTCTGGCTGGTGCGTGTGAAGTATCCGGTCCGATTGGACAGCTGGTCCCATCCGTGTCTCCAGGTTATGGTTATGCCGCTATTATCGTGGCATGGCTCGGACGCTTACATCCCATCGGGATGCTGTTGTCTGGTATGTTCTTAGGTTTGATTTACATGGGTGGAGACATGGCTCAGATCGAGCTAGGTGTGCCAACCGCTATCACTGGTTTATTTCAAGGTTCATTGCTGTTCTTGTTACTCGCTAGTGATTTCCTGCTGAAATACCGTTTAGTTAAAGTGACATCTAAGGAAAATCAGAATGGATAA
- a CDS encoding permease codes for MNVLSMGLHLFYSGLGNVASYLAAHVLLCLLPAFYIAGAMTALIPKETITRFLGRERPKYISYPAAALAGSVLAVCSCTIVPLFAGIYKKGAGLGPAITFLFFAPAANILALIYTGGIIGVDLALARLFLSLAFGIGIGLIMALIFQRDDKVHDEATDVLFSASGRMQQSALTFLLVLVMLLLSGTLKIAILTDTYFSFTLPLSDIDTLQTYLYRLIPFDPARGGEGVSAQGVLLIILLLLIGITSWKGIESIFDGFNRWTWLSLILLSATLLVAAIGMRPHSEGVDILITGKCLGILISLFVLGWIIKTKFTEDQIRDLLWESWKFVKQIFPLLVVGVFLVGVIRELIKPEWIEALAGQNTFTGNLAGVTFGVFMYFPTLVEVPIAQMFLNLGMHRGPLLAYLMADPELSLQSILITAAIIGYIKTWTYVAWVALFSTLAGFLYGIWIDGVSLMVVTLYLCIFISILSGTLWLVNKRARNNM; via the coding sequence ATGAACGTATTATCGATGGGCCTGCATCTGTTTTACAGCGGTCTGGGTAATGTGGCGTCATATCTGGCTGCACATGTATTGCTTTGTTTATTGCCTGCTTTTTATATTGCAGGTGCGATGACGGCGCTGATCCCTAAAGAAACCATAACGCGTTTTCTTGGCCGGGAACGTCCCAAATATATCTCTTATCCTGCAGCCGCATTAGCGGGCTCTGTACTGGCTGTTTGTTCTTGTACTATCGTGCCTTTATTTGCTGGTATCTATAAAAAAGGTGCTGGGTTAGGGCCTGCAATCACGTTTTTGTTTTTTGCTCCGGCGGCTAATATTCTTGCGCTGATCTACACTGGTGGCATTATTGGCGTTGATCTCGCATTGGCGCGTTTATTTTTATCGCTGGCATTCGGGATCGGCATTGGTTTGATCATGGCGTTGATTTTTCAACGTGATGACAAAGTGCATGATGAAGCAACTGATGTATTATTTTCCGCCTCTGGCCGTATGCAGCAAAGTGCACTGACCTTTCTGTTGGTTCTGGTCATGTTGTTGCTGTCTGGCACGCTAAAAATTGCCATTCTGACCGATACCTATTTTTCTTTTACGTTACCTCTCAGTGATATTGATACCCTGCAAACTTATCTGTATCGGCTGATCCCGTTTGATCCTGCTCGTGGTGGTGAAGGCGTGAGCGCACAAGGTGTTTTACTCATTATTTTACTGCTGCTGATAGGCATTACATCATGGAAGGGAATAGAGTCTATTTTTGATGGGTTTAATCGTTGGACATGGCTTTCGCTGATCTTACTCAGTGCTACGTTGCTGGTGGCTGCCATCGGTATGAGACCTCATTCCGAAGGTGTAGATATCCTCATCACAGGTAAATGCTTAGGTATCTTAATATCTTTATTTGTATTGGGATGGATTATCAAAACTAAATTTACCGAAGATCAAATTCGGGATTTATTATGGGAATCATGGAAGTTCGTTAAGCAAATTTTTCCGCTGTTAGTTGTTGGGGTGTTTCTTGTCGGCGTGATCCGAGAGTTGATTAAACCGGAGTGGATAGAAGCACTCGCGGGGCAAAATACATTTACCGGTAACTTAGCCGGCGTTACTTTTGGTGTGTTTATGTATTTTCCAACGCTGGTCGAAGTGCCTATTGCTCAAATGTTCCTAAATTTAGGTATGCATCGTGGCCCATTATTGGCTTATCTAATGGCAGATCCTGAATTAAGTTTACAAAGTATTCTTATCACTGCCGCTATTATTGGTTATATCAAAACATGGACCTATGTTGCCTGGGTGGCCTTATTTAGCACATTAGCCGGATTTCTTTACGGTATTTGGATAGATGGCGTAAGTCTCATGGTGGTTACTCTGTATTTGTGCATATTTATTAGCATATTATCTGGCACATTATGGTTGGTTAATAAACGTGCCAGAAATAATATGTAG
- a CDS encoding AraC family transcriptional regulator, with amino-acid sequence MVRTIINRAGVGVTAHIIQRNSLGFIRDFEYPTLIFVLHGTKTLRSKNQTYIIRAGECVAVDGGLTFEIVNETSTSGAYEAWWMAWDPNLLSEHNRQLKYTDKNTASVWPIRNIEPEFQQSLEKALTALSDETRVPVNIAKHQLHEILIWLAHYGICFQPREITTISGKIRQLVARDPAYKWTAPHFASLMAMSEATLRRRLVAEQGSLMELISDVRMNFALTLLQSTDYPVSQIAQDVGYESQSKFAMRFRKRFGFSPMMVREKSKRI; translated from the coding sequence ATGGTTCGAACAATTATAAATCGTGCCGGTGTGGGCGTTACTGCCCACATTATTCAGCGTAATTCCCTGGGATTTATTCGGGACTTCGAATATCCAACATTGATTTTTGTTCTGCATGGAACAAAAACGCTTCGCAGTAAGAATCAAACTTATATTATCCGGGCGGGTGAGTGCGTAGCAGTTGACGGTGGTTTAACCTTTGAAATTGTAAATGAAACATCAACGTCTGGTGCGTATGAGGCTTGGTGGATGGCATGGGATCCAAATCTGCTGTCAGAGCACAATCGACAGCTAAAATATACAGACAAAAATACAGCCAGCGTCTGGCCCATTCGGAATATTGAGCCAGAATTTCAACAATCTCTGGAAAAAGCATTAACAGCTTTATCAGATGAAACCCGTGTTCCAGTGAATATTGCCAAGCATCAATTGCATGAAATTTTAATCTGGCTGGCACATTATGGTATTTGCTTTCAGCCCCGTGAAATTACGACGATTTCTGGCAAAATCCGCCAGCTGGTTGCTCGTGACCCTGCATATAAATGGACGGCTCCTCATTTTGCGAGCCTGATGGCAATGAGTGAAGCAACACTTCGTCGTCGGCTGGTTGCAGAACAAGGCTCGCTAATGGAATTAATAAGCGATGTTCGTATGAATTTCGCGCTTACTTTATTACAGTCAACGGATTACCCAGTATCCCAAATAGCTCAGGATGTGGGATATGAATCGCAGTCAAAATTTGCCATGCGTTTTCGTAAACGGTTTGGTTTTTCACCCATGATGGTAAGAGAAAAATCTAAAAGGATATGA
- a CDS encoding MFS transporter: MEEIRTIASSKSSDTRFRVLGAISMSHFLNDMLQSLIFAIYPLLKGNYDLNFTQIGLLTLTYQLTASILQPMVGFYTDKHPKPYSLVVGMGSTCAGLLLLSQAHTFPLLLLAASMVGLGSSIFHPESSRVARMASGGRHGLAQSIFQVGGNAGTATGPLLAAIVIFPLGQGSLAWFSLAALLAMFILWKVGNWYGQQHRSQKTHIAPKTSSLSRGRIALALGVLLLLITSKYLYLASLTNYYTFYLMHHFGLDAQAAQYHLFIFLFAVAAGTVLGGPIGDKVGRKRVIWFSILGVAPFTLALPHADLLWTSILSFVIGFILASAFSAILVYAQELVPSRIGTISGLFFGFAFGVAGIGAALMGQLADHYGIEFVYQICGWLPLMGVITALLPSLHKR; encoded by the coding sequence ATGGAAGAGATCCGAACTATTGCCAGCAGTAAATCGAGTGATACCCGTTTTCGCGTATTAGGTGCTATCAGCATGTCGCATTTTTTGAATGACATGCTGCAATCGCTGATTTTTGCTATCTACCCGCTCTTGAAGGGCAATTACGATCTGAATTTCACGCAAATTGGCCTTTTGACTCTGACTTATCAATTAACTGCATCCATTTTGCAACCCATGGTTGGCTTTTATACCGATAAACACCCTAAACCTTATTCGTTAGTGGTGGGGATGGGGTCAACATGTGCGGGACTATTATTGCTAAGTCAGGCGCACACGTTTCCGCTGCTGCTTCTGGCCGCATCCATGGTAGGGCTGGGCTCTTCCATTTTTCACCCTGAGTCGTCGCGAGTTGCCCGTATGGCTTCTGGTGGCAGACATGGCTTGGCACAATCGATTTTTCAGGTTGGTGGCAACGCAGGCACAGCTACCGGCCCACTTTTAGCGGCAATCGTTATTTTCCCATTGGGTCAGGGAAGTCTGGCTTGGTTCTCTCTGGCCGCATTACTAGCCATGTTCATTTTGTGGAAGGTGGGCAACTGGTATGGCCAGCAACATCGCAGTCAGAAAACGCATATTGCGCCTAAAACATCATCATTATCCCGCGGCAGAATTGCTCTCGCATTGGGTGTGTTGCTTTTGCTTATCACCTCGAAATATCTCTATCTGGCTAGTCTGACGAACTATTACACTTTCTACCTGATGCACCATTTCGGCTTAGATGCGCAGGCTGCGCAATATCATCTGTTTATCTTTCTTTTTGCTGTCGCTGCCGGCACGGTGCTTGGCGGCCCTATTGGCGATAAGGTCGGGCGCAAAAGAGTGATTTGGTTTTCGATCCTCGGTGTTGCTCCCTTTACGCTGGCATTACCACATGCTGACTTGCTTTGGACATCGATCTTATCTTTCGTGATTGGTTTTATTTTGGCGTCAGCATTTTCAGCGATATTGGTTTACGCGCAAGAGTTGGTGCCAAGCAGAATTGGGACAATTTCGGGCCTGTTTTTTGGTTTTGCCTTTGGTGTAGCAGGTATTGGCGCTGCATTAATGGGGCAATTAGCCGATCACTATGGCATCGAATTTGTTTATCAAATATGCGGTTGGTTGCCCCTCATGGGTGTGATTACCGCATTGTTACCTTCATTACATAAACGCTGA
- a CDS encoding YbhB/YbcL family Raf kinase inhibitor-like protein: protein MRTSIFPLLLSVGLICHVSSANAASKFQLDSTDLSNGKFAESQVLNGFGCSGKNISPQLSWHGEPAGTKSFVVSIYDQDAPSGSGWWHWVVANIPAKMHELPRGASSDTSKLPNGALQTNTDFGKPGYGGPCPPVGQTHRYTITVTALKVEKLDVTADSTGAMVGFMTNMNSLGKATKTVKYGR from the coding sequence ATGCGTACCTCAATTTTTCCTTTGTTATTGTCGGTCGGACTGATTTGTCATGTTAGTTCAGCCAATGCGGCCTCTAAATTTCAGCTGGATAGTACAGACCTGAGTAATGGTAAATTTGCTGAATCACAGGTATTAAACGGCTTTGGTTGCAGTGGGAAGAATATTTCACCGCAGCTGAGCTGGCATGGCGAGCCTGCGGGCACTAAAAGTTTTGTCGTTAGTATTTATGATCAAGATGCACCAAGTGGTTCAGGCTGGTGGCATTGGGTTGTAGCTAATATTCCTGCGAAGATGCATGAATTGCCACGAGGTGCGAGTAGCGATACGAGTAAATTACCTAATGGTGCACTGCAGACCAATACTGATTTTGGAAAACCGGGTTATGGTGGGCCGTGCCCGCCTGTTGGTCAGACTCATCGATACACCATTACAGTTACTGCACTAAAAGTAGAAAAGCTGGATGTGACAGCTGATTCAACAGGTGCGATGGTGGGGTTTATGACCAACATGAATAGTCTGGGGAAGGCGACTAAAACAGTTAAATACGGTCGTTAA
- a CDS encoding ABC transporter ATP-binding protein, which produces MTTHHYQLELWDIKKQYPGCLANDKINLKLERGEIHALLGENGAGKSTLVKIIYGLVTPDSGSIVWDGQELQIRSPSHARELGIGMVFQHFSLFETLSVTENIALCLTPSMREQIGDLAGRIRELSGNYGLNIDPDRYVFSLSMGERQRVEILRCLIQQVKLLILDEPTSVLTPQEVDSLFVVLRQLAADGCTILFISHKLKEVTALCHNATILRGGRVTGACIPSDETPESIARMMVGDSAIAETYERRSSKKINLEIKDLTAPAPNPFACALKKLNFSLRGGEILGIAGVAGNGQEELLSILSGERVSTHSDQVIMNGKPVGRLNVGRRRRLGMAYVPAERLGHGAAPKMSLRENLLLTNAALGLKRFGWVKWHKVSARTRDVIEQHQVKCHNEHAPAQSLSGGNLQKFIIGRELALEPNVFVCAHPTWGVDIGAANAIYRELMELRDRGAAIVVISEDLDELFLISDRIAALFDGHLSPVVQTQDTSTNQIGQWMAGQFLEQE; this is translated from the coding sequence ATGACAACACATCATTACCAGCTTGAATTGTGGGATATCAAAAAGCAATATCCTGGATGTCTTGCCAACGACAAGATCAATTTGAAGCTCGAACGTGGTGAAATCCATGCGCTATTGGGTGAAAATGGTGCAGGAAAGTCAACCTTGGTCAAAATCATTTATGGTTTGGTGACCCCGGACAGTGGTTCCATCGTGTGGGATGGTCAGGAGCTGCAAATTCGCTCTCCTTCGCATGCCCGCGAATTAGGTATCGGTATGGTGTTCCAGCATTTCTCGCTGTTTGAAACACTCTCCGTCACGGAAAACATCGCTTTGTGTCTAACCCCGTCAATGCGGGAACAAATCGGTGATCTAGCAGGACGCATCCGTGAGCTGTCGGGAAATTATGGACTGAATATCGATCCAGATCGTTATGTGTTTAGCTTGTCCATGGGCGAACGCCAACGAGTAGAAATTCTTCGCTGCCTGATCCAACAGGTCAAACTGCTTATTCTTGATGAACCAACGTCGGTACTGACGCCTCAGGAAGTTGATAGCCTGTTTGTTGTATTACGTCAGCTTGCCGCTGATGGTTGTACGATCCTGTTCATCAGCCACAAATTGAAAGAAGTGACCGCACTTTGCCATAACGCTACCATCTTGCGTGGTGGACGCGTAACCGGCGCCTGTATTCCTTCCGATGAAACACCAGAAAGTATTGCTCGGATGATGGTCGGTGACAGCGCAATTGCTGAAACCTATGAACGTCGCTCCAGCAAAAAAATTAACCTGGAAATTAAAGACCTCACCGCACCGGCGCCCAATCCGTTTGCATGCGCACTGAAAAAACTTAATTTTTCTCTACGCGGCGGCGAAATTCTGGGTATTGCTGGTGTAGCAGGTAATGGCCAGGAAGAGTTACTTAGCATTCTGAGTGGTGAGCGCGTCAGCACGCACAGCGATCAGGTCATCATGAATGGTAAACCGGTCGGTCGCCTGAATGTTGGCCGCCGTCGCCGTCTGGGTATGGCTTATGTGCCTGCCGAACGTCTCGGTCATGGTGCAGCGCCGAAGATGAGTCTCCGCGAAAACTTACTGCTGACAAACGCCGCGTTAGGTTTGAAACGCTTTGGTTGGGTGAAATGGCATAAAGTGTCAGCCCGTACCCGTGATGTGATCGAACAACATCAAGTGAAGTGTCACAACGAGCATGCACCTGCCCAATCACTGTCTGGCGGTAATCTTCAGAAATTCATTATCGGTCGTGAACTCGCACTTGAGCCAAATGTTTTTGTTTGTGCTCACCCGACCTGGGGTGTTGATATTGGCGCGGCAAATGCTATCTACCGGGAACTGATGGAGTTGCGCGATCGTGGTGCAGCTATTGTGGTGATCTCTGAAGATCTGGATGAACTGTTCCTGATCAGTGATCGCATCGCAGCACTGTTCGACGGTCATCTCTCGCCTGTAGTGCAAACTCAGGACACCAGCACAAATCAGATCGGTCAGTGGATGGCCGGACAATTTCTGGAGCAGGAATAA